A single region of the Chitinophaga niabensis genome encodes:
- the ade gene encoding adenine deaminase — MKQMQVAGHLVDIPGRRTFPAVITIEDGIIRNIVPTDTAVPQQYILPGFIDAHVHVESSMLVPSEFARLAVPHGTVATISDPHEIANVLGVKGVEYMLDNAKQVPFKFCFGAPSCVPATIFETAGAAVNAEDVNQLLQRPDIYYLSEMMNYPGVLYKDPEVMAKIAAAKKHGKPVDGHAPGLRGEDAAKYIAAGISTDHECFTLEEALDKLQYGMHILIREGSAARNYEALSSLIQSHPQNVMFCSDDKHPDNLVDGHINELVKRSLAKGYELYNILQAACINPVKHYNMPVGLLQINDPADFIIVDNLQLFNILETYINGVAVAQQGKTLIPAVPIARVNQFSCQPKTAADFHIPANKETRVQVIEALEGQLITNCIHAVLTPRNGLLVSDAAQDVLKIAVINRYYDAPAATGFIKNFGLKKGAIASTVAHDSHNIIVVGVDDQSIAAAVNELIRYEGGVCVTTDGSTQVLPLPVAGLMSAEDGYSTAQRYSELDAAAKKLGSTLDAPFMTLSFMALLVIPHLKLSDKGLFNGDTFSFTDVMV, encoded by the coding sequence ATGAAACAAATGCAGGTAGCCGGCCATTTGGTGGACATCCCCGGCAGAAGGACATTCCCGGCGGTTATTACTATAGAAGATGGCATCATCCGGAATATTGTTCCTACTGATACAGCTGTACCCCAACAGTATATATTGCCCGGCTTTATCGATGCGCATGTACATGTTGAAAGTTCCATGCTTGTTCCTTCGGAATTTGCGCGGCTGGCGGTCCCTCATGGCACCGTGGCTACTATTTCAGACCCTCACGAAATTGCAAATGTACTAGGTGTAAAGGGTGTGGAATATATGCTGGACAATGCAAAGCAGGTACCCTTCAAATTCTGTTTCGGCGCTCCTTCCTGTGTTCCGGCCACTATCTTTGAAACTGCCGGTGCTGCTGTGAATGCGGAAGATGTAAACCAGTTACTGCAACGCCCGGATATCTATTACCTCTCTGAAATGATGAATTACCCCGGCGTGCTGTATAAGGACCCTGAAGTGATGGCCAAAATAGCTGCCGCCAAAAAACATGGGAAACCCGTGGATGGCCATGCTCCGGGACTCAGGGGAGAAGATGCAGCAAAGTACATTGCTGCAGGGATCAGTACAGACCATGAATGTTTCACACTGGAAGAAGCTTTGGATAAACTGCAGTACGGCATGCACATCCTCATCCGGGAAGGCAGTGCCGCCAGGAATTATGAAGCCCTCTCTTCCCTGATACAATCCCATCCGCAAAATGTAATGTTCTGCAGTGACGATAAACATCCGGACAACCTGGTGGACGGGCACATCAATGAATTGGTGAAACGTTCACTGGCAAAGGGTTACGAGCTGTATAACATTCTTCAGGCTGCATGTATCAATCCTGTAAAACATTACAACATGCCTGTAGGACTGCTGCAGATCAATGATCCGGCGGACTTCATTATCGTGGACAACCTGCAGCTGTTTAATATACTGGAAACTTATATCAATGGTGTGGCTGTAGCACAACAAGGAAAAACCCTCATTCCTGCAGTTCCTATTGCACGCGTGAATCAATTCAGCTGCCAGCCTAAAACGGCTGCAGACTTCCATATACCTGCAAACAAGGAAACCCGGGTGCAGGTGATAGAAGCGCTGGAAGGGCAACTGATCACCAATTGCATCCATGCCGTACTGACACCCCGGAACGGTTTACTGGTAAGTGATGCAGCGCAGGACGTGTTGAAGATAGCAGTGATCAACCGTTATTATGATGCCCCTGCAGCAACAGGCTTCATCAAAAACTTCGGATTGAAAAAAGGTGCCATTGCTTCTACCGTGGCGCACGACAGTCATAATATCATTGTAGTGGGTGTGGACGATCAAAGCATTGCTGCTGCAGTGAATGAACTGATCCGTTACGAAGGCGGCGTTTGCGTAACAACTGATGGAAGCACGCAGGTATTGCCATTGCCTGTAGCAGGGCTGATGAGTGCAGAAGACGGATACAGCACTGCCCAACGTTACAGCGAACTGGATGCAGCTGCCAAAAAGCTGGGCAGTACATTGGATGCACCTTTCATGACCTTGTCTTTCATGGCCCTGCTGGTGATCCCTCATTTAAAACTCAGCGATAAAGGATTATTTAACGGGGATACTTTTTCCTTTACGGATGTGATGGTTTAA
- a CDS encoding LolA-like protein, whose amino-acid sequence MKQFRMLTLSMLLVGAAVVAKAQTLDEVVNKHITAMGGAAKLKALNSQIAEGSMSIQGMDFPLKVINLNQKAMRIEFEAMGTKNVQVITSKGGWMFLPVQQQQAPVDSDPADLADAQRDLDLTGELVDYKAKGHTAELIGKETIDGKELYKIKLTRKDASISNYFVDPSNWYVTKRTTNKSIQGQEIEIVENFSDFKKSGDGYVYAAAVEQLPMGMKINYTKVEINTPVDEKVFEKPAAQ is encoded by the coding sequence ATGAAACAGTTCCGGATGTTGACCCTGTCTATGCTTCTGGTAGGTGCTGCGGTTGTCGCAAAAGCACAGACATTGGATGAAGTGGTGAACAAACATATTACCGCCATGGGTGGCGCAGCAAAATTAAAAGCCCTCAATTCACAGATCGCAGAAGGAAGCATGTCTATCCAGGGAATGGACTTCCCGTTGAAAGTGATCAACCTGAATCAAAAAGCCATGCGTATCGAATTTGAAGCGATGGGTACTAAAAATGTACAGGTGATCACGTCAAAAGGTGGATGGATGTTCCTGCCCGTTCAGCAACAGCAGGCTCCTGTAGATTCTGATCCTGCAGACCTCGCAGATGCACAGCGCGATCTGGACCTTACCGGTGAACTGGTGGATTACAAAGCAAAAGGGCATACCGCAGAACTGATCGGCAAAGAAACAATCGACGGAAAGGAATTATACAAGATCAAGCTCACCCGTAAAGATGCTTCCATCTCCAATTATTTTGTAGATCCAAGCAACTGGTATGTAACTAAAAGAACAACCAATAAATCCATACAGGGGCAGGAAATTGAAATAGTAGAGAACTTCTCTGACTTCAAAAAATCCGGCGATGGCTATGTGTATGCCGCTGCAGTAGAACAATTACCAATGGGCATGAAGATCAACTATACGAAAGTAGAGATCAATACCCCGGTAGATGAAAAGGTATTTGAAAAACCAGCTGCCCAATAA
- a CDS encoding helix-turn-helix transcriptional regulator, translating into MPKNKDALSRYRWIDERLRNKRLPKPSLDDLVTFVSDKMDKSIAVRTIQKDIEDMRNDAELNYFAPIIYNRSSRVYQYEDENFSISNSPIDEADLQGLEVAIGILEQFRSLPVIQRFEDAILKIAASLKMNRQQLENRGLIKFSRGSQYQGAEHIPEIVDAIKNLEVIRIAYQSFDRTEPKEHWVEPYHLREYNHRFYLIGKSQKAKGGTVLTFSLDRIVKFWPTDKHFDEKNFDDASYFQHAIGITVTEGEPEDIVLSYTPHQGKYVKTQPIHPSQTILKDDEKECRVGLKLVVNQELMILLLSNGARVKVLEPKHLADALKAEAKKMLERYQ; encoded by the coding sequence ATGCCTAAGAATAAAGATGCCCTTTCCCGTTATCGATGGATAGATGAACGTTTACGCAATAAACGCCTGCCTAAACCCAGCCTGGACGACCTCGTTACTTTTGTATCTGACAAGATGGATAAGTCCATCGCTGTACGTACTATCCAGAAGGATATAGAGGATATGCGCAACGATGCGGAGCTTAATTATTTCGCACCGATCATATACAACCGCAGTTCAAGGGTATATCAATATGAAGATGAAAATTTCTCCATCAGTAATAGTCCTATTGATGAAGCAGATCTGCAGGGGCTGGAAGTAGCGATAGGTATCCTGGAGCAATTCCGCAGCCTGCCGGTGATACAGCGTTTTGAGGATGCCATCCTGAAGATTGCGGCGAGCCTCAAAATGAACCGGCAGCAACTGGAAAACAGGGGCCTGATCAAATTCAGCCGCGGCAGCCAGTACCAGGGTGCAGAACATATTCCTGAGATCGTAGATGCTATCAAAAACCTGGAAGTGATCCGCATTGCTTATCAGAGCTTTGACCGTACGGAGCCTAAAGAACATTGGGTAGAACCTTATCACTTAAGGGAATACAACCACCGCTTTTACCTGATCGGCAAAAGCCAGAAGGCCAAAGGTGGTACCGTGCTTACTTTCTCTCTTGACCGCATTGTGAAGTTCTGGCCTACCGATAAACATTTTGATGAAAAGAACTTTGATGATGCGAGTTACTTCCAGCATGCGATAGGTATCACTGTTACAGAAGGAGAACCGGAAGACATTGTATTATCCTACACGCCGCACCAGGGCAAATATGTGAAAACACAACCCATCCATCCTTCCCAGACGATCCTGAAAGATGATGAAAAGGAATGCCGCGTAGGTTTAAAACTGGTGGTGAACCAGGAGCTGATGATACTGCTGCTGAGTAACGGGGCAAGGGTAAAAGTGCTGGAACCCAAACACCTGGCGGACGCTTTAAAAGCAGAAGCAAAGAAAATGCTGGAACGTTATCAATAA
- a CDS encoding peroxiredoxin: protein MSLRLGDIAPNFKAKSTVGEIDLYEYLGDGWGVLFSHPADFTPVCTTELGKTALLNGEFAKRNVKVLALSVDPLDKHKNWISDINETQGCEVAFPIIADEDRTVSNLYDMIHPNASETFTVRSLFIIGPDKKVKLMITYPASTGRNFTEVLRVIDSLQLTANYSVATPADWKEGEDVIVVPAVKTEDIPAKFPKGHKIIKPYLRTTPQPNK from the coding sequence ATGAGTTTAAGGCTAGGGGACATTGCTCCCAATTTTAAGGCGAAATCGACAGTAGGAGAGATAGATCTGTACGAATACCTGGGTGATGGCTGGGGCGTGTTATTCTCACATCCTGCTGATTTTACACCCGTTTGTACAACTGAACTCGGCAAAACAGCCTTATTGAATGGTGAATTTGCCAAACGTAACGTGAAAGTGCTGGCCCTGAGTGTAGATCCACTGGATAAACACAAGAACTGGATCAGCGACATCAACGAAACACAAGGTTGCGAGGTGGCTTTCCCCATCATCGCAGATGAAGATAGAACGGTTTCCAACCTGTATGACATGATCCACCCGAATGCCTCAGAAACATTCACTGTGCGTTCACTGTTCATCATTGGCCCTGATAAGAAAGTAAAGCTCATGATCACTTACCCTGCTTCTACCGGAAGGAATTTCACAGAAGTATTACGCGTGATCGATTCCCTGCAGCTGACTGCTAACTACAGTGTAGCTACACCCGCAGACTGGAAAGAGGGAGAAGATGTGATTGTTGTACCTGCTGTGAAAACGGAAGATATTCCGGCTAAGTTCCCGAAAGGTCACAAGATCATTAAACCTTATCTCAGAACAACGCCGCAGCCTAACAAGTAA
- a CDS encoding S41 family peptidase produces MRKLRIAALCVMVVAASSACKKDSKKDTPTPNPPTGTRLQLSLDSLYLYAKETYLWYDALPDYNTFNPRSFADADELTSLQNELYQISQYKINPKTTKPYEYTGANRPKYSFIEKGNAAQGIKGTVDLDGQGNDFGLGLVVVTDASTGLKYVYVRYVEKGSSAATAGITRGCRIITMNGAPVSTNTSTLNSTLDAGGSMSLSLQKAAPAVGTFTANLTKGTYTNDPVIYKVLPANGTNITGYLNLARFSQLSNVQPGLDKAFQDFSAAGVNNLVVDLRYNGGGYVATFEYLANLIAPASLTGQVMYKETFNTLLQTNKAPILASIPLLGADGKQRTGSGGRLLTYADVDYSTAGNTYKFSKKGNLGTIKNVVFIVSGNTASASELTINSLKAYPNQMTVKIVGSATTYGKPVGFFGIGIDKFTVYMSQFTSVNANNEGEYYAGFPVDISSTDDVLRDFGDVEENGLLKALAFINTGAGGRTTDDRLMTINGRVTNASSLTMQNVGDGGFNGMVEERINLK; encoded by the coding sequence ATGAGAAAGCTCCGGATTGCCGCCCTCTGTGTGATGGTAGTGGCTGCTTCATCAGCCTGTAAAAAGGATTCCAAAAAAGATACCCCAACACCCAATCCACCTACGGGTACACGTCTTCAATTGAGCCTTGATTCTTTATATTTATACGCAAAGGAAACTTATCTCTGGTATGATGCACTGCCGGATTACAATACCTTTAATCCACGCAGTTTCGCCGATGCAGATGAACTGACCAGCTTGCAGAATGAGCTGTACCAGATCTCCCAGTATAAGATCAATCCGAAGACCACAAAACCTTACGAGTACACAGGCGCCAATCGCCCAAAATATTCTTTTATTGAAAAAGGGAATGCGGCCCAGGGCATCAAAGGAACAGTAGACCTGGATGGCCAGGGGAATGATTTTGGATTAGGGCTGGTAGTTGTTACAGACGCCAGCACCGGCCTTAAATATGTATATGTGCGTTATGTGGAAAAAGGTTCTTCCGCAGCAACAGCCGGCATTACAAGAGGATGCAGGATCATTACCATGAATGGTGCTCCTGTAAGTACAAATACTTCTACACTCAACAGCACACTGGATGCAGGCGGTAGTATGAGCCTCAGCCTGCAAAAAGCAGCTCCGGCTGTGGGCACTTTCACCGCCAACCTTACCAAAGGCACTTATACGAACGATCCTGTGATCTATAAAGTATTACCTGCCAATGGTACTAACATTACCGGCTATTTAAACCTGGCCCGCTTTTCCCAGTTATCCAATGTACAACCCGGACTGGATAAAGCATTCCAGGATTTTTCAGCAGCAGGGGTAAACAACCTGGTGGTGGACCTCCGGTACAATGGAGGTGGTTATGTGGCTACTTTTGAATACCTGGCTAACCTGATCGCACCTGCCAGCCTTACCGGCCAGGTGATGTATAAAGAAACATTCAATACCCTGCTTCAAACCAACAAAGCCCCCATACTGGCTTCTATTCCTTTACTGGGTGCGGATGGCAAACAAAGAACAGGCAGCGGCGGCAGGCTGCTCACGTATGCAGATGTGGATTATTCCACTGCCGGCAACACGTACAAGTTCAGCAAAAAAGGCAACCTGGGCACTATCAAAAATGTAGTGTTTATAGTAAGCGGCAATACCGCCTCTGCCAGTGAATTAACGATCAATAGCCTGAAAGCATATCCGAATCAAATGACGGTGAAAATAGTGGGGTCTGCTACTACTTATGGCAAACCGGTTGGCTTCTTTGGTATTGGCATTGATAAGTTCACTGTATACATGAGCCAGTTCACCAGCGTGAATGCCAACAACGAGGGCGAGTATTATGCAGGTTTCCCCGTAGATATCTCTTCAACGGATGATGTGCTGCGTGACTTTGGAGATGTTGAAGAAAACGGGTTACTTAAAGCACTGGCCTTTATCAATACCGGTGCAGGTGGCCGTACAACGGACGACCGGTTGATGACCATCAATGGAAGGGTAACGAATGCCAGTTCATTGACCATGCAAAATGTGGGTGATGGCGGGTTTAACGGGATGGTGGAAGAACGTATCAATTTGAAATAA
- a CDS encoding RluA family pseudouridine synthase, with product MRIDSLVIFENEDFVAINKPSGLLSIPDRHDNELEAVSTLLKKHYGQIFTVHRLDRDTSGIILFAKHEASHKYLSKLFESRDVEKYYLGLVNGELTEPKGSVNAPIMDHPVQKGKMVTNAKGRPSLTDYEVQEAFGLFSLVKMRIHTGRTHQIRVHMKYLGHPIVVDELYGIKKPVLLSDIKKKFKLGKNTEEERPLLSRLALHAFQLKFTDEKGELITLEAPLPKDMHAVLQQLRKHKK from the coding sequence ATGCGCATAGATTCCCTGGTTATATTCGAGAATGAAGATTTCGTAGCGATCAATAAACCCTCCGGCCTGTTAAGTATTCCGGACAGGCATGATAATGAGCTCGAAGCTGTTTCCACCCTTCTCAAAAAACATTACGGCCAGATCTTTACAGTACACCGGCTGGACAGGGATACCAGCGGAATAATCCTTTTTGCCAAACACGAAGCATCTCATAAATACCTCTCTAAACTTTTTGAATCAAGGGATGTGGAGAAGTATTACCTGGGATTGGTGAATGGGGAACTGACAGAACCTAAAGGCAGTGTGAACGCCCCTATCATGGATCATCCTGTGCAAAAGGGAAAGATGGTGACCAATGCCAAAGGCAGGCCTTCCTTAACGGACTATGAGGTACAGGAGGCATTCGGGTTGTTCAGCCTGGTGAAGATGCGGATCCATACAGGCCGCACCCACCAGATCAGGGTACACATGAAATACCTGGGCCATCCTATTGTTGTTGATGAACTGTACGGCATTAAAAAACCGGTACTGCTCTCCGACATTAAAAAGAAGTTCAAACTGGGCAAGAATACGGAAGAGGAAAGACCATTGCTGAGCCGGCTCGCCTTACACGCTTTTCAGCTGAAGTTTACGGATGAAAAAGGGGAGTTAATCACCCTGGAAGCCCCGTTGCCAAAAGATATGCACGCAGTTTTGCAACAATTGCGGAAACATAAGAAATAA
- a CDS encoding pseudouridine synthase: MKKSRPAKKGFTPFKENSRSKPTDRPSSDRRPKRDGEEKGSFKSYRENDRSEKPKRSFGDGDQGRFRKDSDAPKRTGGTDRFGNDRPKSRFSKDDDKPKRSFGDKPRFSKDDDRPKRSFGDDKPKGRFSRDDDKPKRSFGDDKPKGRFSKDDDRPKRSFGDDKPKGRFSKDDDRPKRSFGDDKPKGRFSRDDDKPKRSFGDNKPKGRFSKDDDRPKRSFSKDEDKPKRSFSKEDGESRPKKEFGDGESSPKRTPRNAAPEKEKSTRKRVALENNAADEEGGNEMPLNKYISHCGICSRRKAVDFIKEGLVTVNGQKIEEPAFKVTAKDVVTLKDKRIFIQKNLVYVLLNKPKGYITTTDDPEGRQTVMELVTDAAEERLFPVGRLDRNTSGLLLLTNDGELAQKLAHPKHNIKKIYHVELDKPLTKADFDQIIAGVTLEDGLALVDALAFVDTKDKKQIGIEIHSGKNRIVRRIFEHLGYQVEKLDRVMYAGLTKKNVNRGKWRFLSEKEVILLKHFK; the protein is encoded by the coding sequence ATGAAAAAAAGCAGACCCGCTAAAAAGGGGTTCACACCTTTCAAAGAAAATTCACGCAGCAAACCTACAGACAGGCCATCTTCCGATCGCCGCCCCAAGCGCGATGGAGAGGAGAAAGGCTCCTTTAAAAGCTACCGCGAAAACGACAGGAGCGAAAAGCCGAAGAGAAGTTTCGGAGATGGTGATCAGGGACGTTTCCGTAAAGATAGCGACGCACCGAAAAGAACTGGTGGAACTGACAGGTTTGGTAACGACAGACCAAAGAGCCGTTTCAGCAAAGATGATGATAAACCGAAAAGGAGTTTCGGAGATAAACCACGGTTTAGCAAAGACGATGACAGGCCGAAGAGGAGTTTTGGTGACGATAAGCCAAAAGGACGCTTCAGCAGAGATGATGATAAACCGAAGAGGAGTTTTGGTGACGATAAACCCAAAGGACGCTTCAGCAAAGATGACGACAGGCCCAAAAGGAGTTTCGGTGACGATAAACCCAAAGGCCGCTTCAGCAAAGATGACGACAGGCCCAAAAGAAGTTTCGGTGACGATAAGCCCAAAGGACGCTTCAGCAGAGATGATGATAAACCGAAGAGGAGCTTTGGCGACAATAAGCCCAAAGGCCGTTTCAGCAAAGATGACGACAGGCCAAAAAGAAGCTTCAGCAAAGACGAAGACAAACCCAAAAGAAGCTTTTCCAAAGAAGACGGCGAATCCCGTCCGAAAAAAGAATTCGGCGACGGCGAAAGCAGTCCTAAAAGAACTCCCCGCAATGCGGCTCCTGAAAAAGAAAAAAGCACCCGCAAACGCGTTGCTTTAGAAAATAATGCAGCAGATGAAGAAGGCGGCAATGAAATGCCCCTGAACAAATACATCTCCCACTGCGGTATCTGCAGCCGCCGTAAAGCCGTTGATTTTATCAAAGAAGGCCTCGTAACCGTAAACGGCCAAAAGATAGAAGAACCCGCATTCAAGGTAACCGCCAAAGATGTGGTAACCCTGAAGGACAAACGCATCTTCATCCAAAAGAACCTCGTGTACGTGTTGCTGAACAAACCGAAAGGTTACATCACCACTACAGATGATCCGGAAGGACGCCAGACCGTTATGGAACTGGTAACAGATGCTGCAGAAGAAAGACTGTTCCCCGTAGGCCGCCTGGACCGTAATACCTCCGGTCTTTTATTACTGACGAATGATGGTGAACTGGCACAAAAACTGGCGCACCCCAAACACAACATCAAAAAGATCTATCACGTAGAACTGGATAAACCACTGACCAAGGCAGACTTTGACCAGATCATCGCAGGCGTTACGCTGGAAGATGGACTGGCACTTGTAGATGCCCTCGCGTTTGTGGACACCAAGGATAAGAAACAGATCGGCATCGAGATCCACAGCGGTAAAAACCGTATCGTGCGCCGTATCTTTGAACACCTGGGCTACCAGGTGGAAAAGCTGGACAGAGTTATGTATGCCGGATTGACCAAAAAAAATGTGAACCGTGGCAAATGGCGCTTCCTGTCTGAAAAAGAAGTGATCTTACTCAAACACTTTAAATAA
- the rlmN gene encoding 23S rRNA (adenine(2503)-C(2))-methyltransferase RlmN, with protein MTRKQNIRHLSLPQIQEVFANMGEKPFRAKQVYEWLWLKQARDFESMSNLSKPLRASLEENFTFPAIKVDTTQHSSDGTIKSRFKLHDGHFVEGVLIPTSTRQTACVSSQVGCSLSCKFCATGFMDRKRNLDFDEIFDQVALINKQAIESSGKKLTNIVFMGMGEPLLNYKNVLHAIERITSPEGLAMSPKRITVSTAGVAKMIHQLGEDKVRFNLALSLHAANDQKRTQIMPINETNNLKVLVEELNYFYKATGNEISFEYILFKDFNDTVKDAEELIKIYRQVPVDLINIIEYNQIDGARFQKPSEEATEAFMEYLGKHKVNARLRRSRGKDIDAACGQLANKA; from the coding sequence ATGACGAGGAAGCAGAACATTAGGCATTTGAGCCTGCCACAGATACAAGAGGTATTTGCGAACATGGGCGAAAAGCCCTTTCGGGCCAAACAAGTGTACGAATGGCTGTGGCTGAAACAGGCCCGGGACTTTGAGTCAATGTCCAACCTGAGTAAGCCGCTGCGCGCTTCCCTGGAAGAAAACTTCACTTTCCCGGCTATCAAGGTAGATACCACCCAGCATAGCTCAGACGGCACCATCAAAAGCAGGTTCAAACTGCATGATGGCCATTTTGTGGAAGGGGTACTGATCCCTACCTCTACCCGGCAGACTGCCTGTGTATCTTCCCAGGTGGGTTGCAGCCTGAGCTGTAAATTCTGCGCCACAGGGTTTATGGACCGCAAAAGGAACCTGGATTTTGATGAAATATTCGACCAGGTGGCCCTGATCAACAAACAAGCCATTGAATCTTCCGGTAAAAAGCTGACCAATATCGTTTTCATGGGTATGGGCGAGCCTTTGCTGAATTATAAGAACGTACTCCATGCCATTGAAAGGATCACTTCTCCGGAAGGCCTGGCCATGAGTCCTAAACGGATCACGGTTTCCACCGCAGGGGTGGCCAAAATGATCCACCAGTTAGGGGAAGATAAAGTGCGTTTTAACCTGGCATTATCGCTCCACGCAGCGAATGATCAGAAACGTACGCAGATCATGCCGATCAATGAAACCAATAACCTGAAAGTGTTGGTGGAGGAGTTGAACTACTTCTATAAAGCCACAGGGAACGAGATCTCTTTCGAATATATCCTTTTCAAGGATTTCAATGATACCGTGAAGGATGCGGAAGAGCTGATCAAGATCTATCGCCAGGTGCCGGTGGACCTGATCAACATCATCGAATACAATCAGATCGATGGCGCCAGGTTCCAGAAACCTTCTGAGGAAGCTACGGAAGCGTTTATGGAGTATCTCGGCAAACATAAAGTGAACGCTCGTTTGCGCAGGAGCCGCGGGAAAGATATTGATGCGGCATGCGGGCAACTGGCTAATAAAGCATAG
- a CDS encoding thiolase family protein, with protein sequence MQAAYIVDAVRTPIARYGGALSTIRPDDMLALMLRSLMARNPSVDPASVEDVIAGAANQAGEDNRDVARMAVLLSGLPISVAGNTVNRLCASGLQAIMDASRAVMCGEGEVYLAGGVESMTRAPLVMPKPDAAFSRKTEMYDSTIGWRFTNKKLADLYYPFSMGETAENVAREWKISREDQDFFAFESQRKYKEAHLAGRWNDEIIPVEITPNKEDKVIFSKDEPPRETYLEKLAALRPAFVKDGTVTAGNSAGINDGASAVMVVSESALKRFNLQPIAMIKSMAVAGVDPAFMGIGPVPSSQKALRRAGLKASDLDIIELNEAFASQSLACIRDLGLDPQKINFNGGSIAIGHPLGCSGARITTTLMHEMKRRSGVRYGLATMCVGVGQGAAIVFEKM encoded by the coding sequence ATGCAAGCAGCTTATATAGTAGATGCCGTAAGAACTCCCATAGCCCGCTATGGTGGCGCATTGAGCACTATCCGTCCGGATGATATGCTGGCCCTGATGCTTCGTTCCCTCATGGCCAGGAATCCTTCCGTAGACCCGGCTTCCGTAGAAGACGTAATAGCCGGGGCCGCCAACCAGGCAGGAGAGGATAACCGTGATGTAGCCCGCATGGCTGTATTACTGTCTGGCTTGCCCATATCTGTGGCCGGAAATACCGTAAATAGGCTCTGTGCCTCAGGCCTGCAGGCCATTATGGATGCTTCCCGCGCTGTAATGTGCGGTGAGGGTGAAGTTTACCTGGCCGGAGGAGTGGAAAGCATGACCCGCGCGCCTTTGGTGATGCCTAAACCGGATGCTGCCTTTAGCCGCAAAACGGAAATGTATGATTCTACCATCGGCTGGCGCTTTACCAATAAGAAACTGGCTGACCTCTATTATCCCTTTTCCATGGGGGAAACAGCAGAAAATGTAGCCCGGGAATGGAAGATCAGCCGGGAAGATCAGGATTTTTTTGCCTTTGAAAGCCAACGGAAATACAAAGAAGCCCACCTGGCCGGCCGCTGGAACGATGAGATCATTCCCGTGGAGATCACGCCAAATAAAGAAGATAAGGTGATCTTCTCCAAAGATGAGCCACCACGTGAAACATACCTGGAAAAACTGGCTGCCCTGCGCCCGGCTTTTGTGAAAGACGGAACCGTTACGGCAGGTAACTCTGCCGGCATCAACGATGGCGCCTCTGCTGTGATGGTAGTTTCAGAAAGTGCGCTGAAACGTTTCAACCTGCAACCTATTGCCATGATCAAATCCATGGCGGTAGCCGGAGTAGATCCTGCTTTTATGGGTATAGGCCCTGTTCCTTCTTCCCAAAAAGCCCTCCGGCGTGCTGGGTTAAAAGCCAGCGACCTGGATATCATTGAATTGAACGAGGCATTTGCTTCCCAGTCATTAGCCTGTATCCGGGACCTTGGATTGGACCCTCAGAAGATCAACTTCAATGGCGGATCCATTGCCATTGGCCATCCGCTGGGTTGTAGCGGGGCACGCATTACTACTACGCTCATGCATGAAATGAAACGCCGTTCCGGAGTGAGATATGGATTGGCCACCATGTGTGTAGGTGTTGGCCAGGGTGCCGCGATCGTTTTTGAAAAAATGTAA